The Streptomyces clavuligerus genome includes a region encoding these proteins:
- a CDS encoding L,D-transpeptidase, with product MVSGRPVPRGAGLLVALTVLGLSPLSAPEAVAAEEPPPAVAGAAEECDPATGPYQRQVEEHLGLVVDGRQSAGDCAAIAAFQRRHGIEPARGYAGLFTHRAVMWQRALAEGDAIEGCPDTGGIVVCIDKNRQILWVEEAGRVVFRPVPARTGMPGYGTRTGWFEIFRREREFWSTQFEGPMPFAQFFSGGQALHASYRPIFEDPGSHGCVNLRYDDARALWSGLGIGDRVYVWGTRTGD from the coding sequence ATGGTGTCGGGTCGGCCGGTTCCGCGGGGGGCCGGGCTGCTGGTGGCGCTGACCGTTCTCGGGCTGTCCCCCCTGTCCGCGCCCGAGGCGGTGGCGGCCGAGGAACCACCCCCGGCCGTGGCCGGAGCGGCGGAGGAGTGCGACCCGGCGACGGGGCCGTACCAGCGCCAGGTGGAGGAGCACCTCGGGCTGGTGGTGGACGGGAGGCAGTCGGCCGGGGACTGCGCGGCGATCGCCGCGTTCCAGCGGAGGCACGGCATCGAGCCCGCCCGGGGGTACGCGGGGCTGTTCACCCACCGGGCGGTGATGTGGCAGCGGGCGCTCGCCGAGGGGGACGCCATCGAGGGGTGCCCGGACACCGGCGGGATCGTGGTGTGCATCGACAAGAACCGGCAGATCCTGTGGGTGGAGGAAGCGGGCCGGGTGGTCTTCCGGCCGGTACCGGCCCGTACGGGGATGCCCGGATACGGGACACGGACGGGCTGGTTCGAGATCTTCCGGCGGGAGCGGGAGTTCTGGTCGACCCAGTTCGAGGGGCCGATGCCGTTCGCCCAGTTCTTCAGCGGCGGACAGGCCCTGCACGCCAGCTACCGGCCCATCTTCGAGGACCCCGGCTCCCACGGCTGTGTCAATCTCCGTTACGACGACGCGCGAGCGCTGTGGAGCGGCCTGGGGATCGGCGACCGGGTGTATGTGTGGGGGACACGGACCGGCGACTGA